Proteins encoded within one genomic window of Cryomorphaceae bacterium 1068:
- a CDS encoding DUF1684 domain-containing protein, which yields MRFFKTFLFALFAFASISMIAQEARYIEFWAETDAEFADPEKSPLKKEMVAEFDSVARYPYNPDFALMAKFEILDRQKPITFQTTGSIKQRYQKAGTIHFQVDSTELVLSAYRNLELMRMPGHENQLFVPFTDASNGFGTYEGGRYLEMEIPPSDSVFVDFNLVYNPYCAYSDRYSCPIPPRENDLEVKILAGAKSPK from the coding sequence ATGAGATTTTTTAAGACCTTTTTGTTTGCCCTCTTTGCATTTGCCTCGATTTCAATGATAGCTCAAGAAGCACGTTATATAGAATTCTGGGCTGAAACTGACGCAGAGTTTGCCGATCCCGAAAAATCGCCTTTAAAGAAGGAGATGGTAGCAGAATTTGATAGCGTTGCGCGCTATCCTTATAATCCTGATTTTGCGTTAATGGCGAAGTTTGAAATTCTCGATCGCCAAAAGCCAATCACATTTCAAACTACCGGGTCAATTAAGCAGCGCTATCAAAAAGCGGGGACAATTCATTTTCAAGTGGACTCAACGGAGCTCGTTTTGTCAGCTTATCGAAATTTGGAACTAATGCGAATGCCAGGTCATGAGAATCAGCTCTTCGTTCCTTTTACCGATGCTTCCAATGGCTTCGGAACTTATGAAGGTGGGAGATACCTCGAGATGGAGATTCCACCTAGTGATTCTGTGTTTGTTGATTTCAACTTGGTTTATAATCCTTACTGCGCCTATTCAGATCGATATTCATGCCCCATACCTCCTCGGGAGAATGATCTCGAAGTAAAGATTTTGGCAGGAGCCAAGTCTCCAAAATAG
- a CDS encoding DUF1883 domain-containing protein, whose protein sequence is MKILQKPFTAKEKDTIEVTFDKPTKVLLIESSQFTRYKKGLTYQYRGGKAEQSPVTFTVPFDGIWHAVIEKGTYTNPLEVTGNAKLIPHRYDTLNGSEQTGAAKRQVEEYDDTLD, encoded by the coding sequence ATGAAAATCCTACAGAAACCATTCACAGCAAAAGAAAAAGACACAATCGAAGTTACCTTCGATAAGCCCACAAAGGTCTTACTGATCGAAAGCAGTCAGTTTACGCGTTACAAAAAAGGCCTCACCTATCAGTACCGAGGTGGTAAAGCTGAGCAATCTCCGGTGACTTTCACCGTTCCGTTTGACGGCATCTGGCATGCTGTTATTGAAAAAGGCACTTATACCAATCCTTTGGAGGTAACGGGAAATGCCAAACTCATCCCACACCGCTACGATACCTTAAATGGCTCAGAACAAACAGGGGCTGCAAAAAGGCAAGTTGAAGAATACGACGACACCCTCGATTAA
- a CDS encoding peptidylprolyl isomerase yields MSKHFTFNKANLFGFAFIILAFIACEPSQSTQEDDELKVKPSAKKVIAKKDSTIAVEREYPKLDSANIESFLSEYFRENPERRVRVITRVGTLKVKLFDDTPLHTANFLMMTKRNYFTGTEFIRVAPNFVVQGGNNESEIEKVKRILIGSYTIPPEFKEERLHKKGALSMARDYENNPNKRSSPYYFFFVHGQKFNEPQLMAIERDSDMVIPQWKREIYKTIGGAPHLDNQHTVFGEIYEGLDVLDKMAAVDTDAGEWPITPLIMQIDIIDE; encoded by the coding sequence ATGTCAAAACATTTCACTTTTAATAAAGCGAACCTTTTCGGGTTCGCTTTCATCATTTTAGCTTTTATCGCCTGCGAGCCATCGCAGTCAACTCAAGAAGATGATGAGCTTAAGGTCAAGCCCTCTGCGAAAAAAGTAATTGCAAAAAAGGATAGCACAATAGCAGTCGAAAGAGAGTACCCCAAGTTGGACAGTGCCAATATCGAAAGCTTTTTAAGCGAATACTTTCGCGAAAATCCCGAGAGGAGGGTCAGAGTGATTACGCGTGTAGGAACTCTCAAGGTGAAGTTGTTTGACGATACCCCATTGCATACTGCCAACTTTCTGATGATGACAAAAAGAAATTACTTCACGGGTACGGAATTTATTCGGGTAGCCCCTAATTTTGTGGTCCAAGGTGGGAACAACGAAAGCGAAATCGAAAAAGTAAAGCGGATCTTGATAGGATCATACACCATACCACCTGAATTTAAAGAAGAACGCTTGCATAAAAAGGGAGCCTTGTCCATGGCTCGCGATTACGAGAACAATCCCAACAAGAGGTCTTCGCCGTATTATTTTTTCTTCGTTCACGGACAGAAATTCAATGAACCACAACTAATGGCTATTGAACGAGACAGCGATATGGTCATTCCTCAATGGAAAAGAGAAATTTACAAGACCATCGGCGGCGCGCCACATCTGGATAATCAGCACACGGTTTTCGGCGAGATATATGAAGGCCTGGATGTCTTAGACAAAATGGCTGCAGTGGATACCGATGCAGGCGAATGGCCTATTACCCCTTTAATCATGCAAATTGATATTATCGATGAATAG
- the ggt gene encoding gamma-glutamyltransferase → MNRIMLLLAVCFLWACQESGETNTSIRVDKSLDSLKAGVACAHPVAAEIGAKILESGGNATDAAVAVQWALAVCFPEAGNIGGGGFMVARRNDGLTTTLDFRERAPGGAFPGLFLGPDGEVLEGISTDTRIAAGVPGSVAGIYEMHDKFGSLQMSYLLEPAIEIARNGFPITADQAQRLNENREMLETRNRFPTAFVKETPWVEGDILIQEDLANTLTRIRDKGPTEFYMGETAQLILEEMGEGRGLITAEDLKKYQPQWRNPIKFSFDRYQVISMPPPSSGGIALEQMFKMAKMLEVDSIVHNSTEYLHFNTEIQRRVYADRSMHLGDPDYYDIPYKELVDSTYLSSRLRNFEYRATPSSRVSHGNMEQVAESMETTHLSVVDEEGNAVSITTTINGMYGSRIVVSGAGFLLNNEMDDFSSKPGTPNSYGLVGGKANSIEPGKRMLSSMTPTIVEKDGELFLVSGSPGGSTIITSVYQTIANCAFFRMDLKDAIAAPKFHSQWLPDKLFLEQDRFPEDLITLLESKGHEIDYFYSLGRVDAIKVSDNGMLEVCGDPRGDDVGAGY, encoded by the coding sequence ATGAATAGAATAATGCTACTATTGGCGGTCTGTTTTTTATGGGCTTGCCAAGAATCAGGTGAAACAAATACTTCAATCCGAGTTGACAAAAGTCTCGATTCTTTAAAGGCGGGTGTGGCTTGCGCGCATCCCGTAGCAGCCGAGATCGGAGCAAAAATTCTTGAGAGCGGAGGAAATGCGACTGACGCGGCCGTTGCCGTGCAGTGGGCTTTGGCCGTTTGTTTCCCCGAAGCAGGAAACATCGGCGGAGGCGGATTTATGGTCGCCCGACGAAATGACGGTTTGACAACGACCTTAGACTTCCGCGAGCGAGCGCCCGGTGGTGCTTTTCCGGGGTTGTTCCTTGGCCCTGACGGGGAAGTACTTGAAGGTATCAGCACGGATACGCGAATAGCGGCAGGAGTTCCGGGATCGGTAGCAGGCATTTATGAAATGCACGATAAGTTCGGGAGCTTGCAAATGAGTTACCTCCTGGAACCGGCCATTGAGATAGCCCGAAACGGATTTCCAATTACTGCCGATCAGGCCCAACGCCTCAACGAGAATCGTGAAATGCTCGAAACACGAAATCGATTTCCCACCGCCTTTGTCAAAGAAACTCCATGGGTAGAAGGTGATATTCTGATTCAAGAAGATTTAGCCAATACGCTTACTCGTATTAGAGATAAAGGTCCGACGGAGTTTTATATGGGTGAAACAGCACAACTGATTTTGGAGGAGATGGGAGAAGGCAGAGGGCTCATCACTGCTGAAGATCTAAAAAAGTACCAACCGCAATGGCGGAACCCCATTAAGTTCTCATTTGATCGGTATCAAGTTATCTCAATGCCACCTCCATCGAGCGGAGGTATTGCTCTGGAACAAATGTTCAAGATGGCTAAAATGCTTGAAGTAGATTCAATTGTACACAACTCTACCGAATACCTCCATTTCAATACTGAAATTCAGAGACGCGTGTATGCCGACCGATCCATGCACTTAGGTGATCCCGATTACTACGACATTCCGTACAAAGAATTAGTTGATTCCACCTATCTCTCATCGAGACTGAGGAACTTTGAGTACCGAGCTACACCTAGCTCACGTGTAAGTCATGGGAATATGGAACAAGTCGCTGAGAGTATGGAAACCACCCATCTTTCGGTAGTGGATGAAGAAGGGAATGCCGTTTCGATCACAACAACTATCAATGGCATGTATGGAAGTCGAATCGTCGTATCCGGAGCAGGTTTCTTGCTCAACAATGAAATGGACGATTTCAGTTCCAAGCCGGGTACTCCAAATTCATATGGTTTGGTTGGAGGGAAAGCAAATTCCATCGAACCAGGCAAGAGAATGTTGAGCTCAATGACTCCCACCATTGTGGAAAAAGACGGCGAGCTATTTCTGGTGTCAGGTTCTCCGGGAGGAAGTACCATCATCACCTCCGTGTATCAGACTATAGCCAACTGCGCATTTTTCAGGATGGATCTTAAAGATGCTATAGCCGCTCCGAAATTTCACAGTCAATGGCTTCCGGACAAGTTATTCCTTGAACAAGACAGATTTCCTGAGGACCTCATCACTTTATTGGAAAGCAAGGGACACGAAATCGATTATTTCTACTCACTCGGAAGAGTAGATGCCATTAAAGTTTCGGATAATGGAATGCTCGAAGTCTGCGGAGATCCACGTGGCGACGATGTAGGAGCCGGGTATTAA
- a CDS encoding PaaI family thioesterase has translation MMHEVLKKYNEVNHFGALLGLELKVIKPGEVEYRMEIKEEHLSNPLAAHGGAISAMMDAILGVAALSLAVENDKLVSTVEFKLNYYTPIKLGDKLLGNGKVTFAGNRLISSEGTIFIENENMKIASKGLGTFNGYPASKNEILGKV, from the coding sequence ATGATGCACGAAGTTTTAAAAAAGTACAACGAAGTCAACCATTTCGGTGCACTACTCGGGCTGGAACTCAAAGTGATCAAACCGGGTGAGGTCGAATACCGAATGGAGATAAAAGAGGAGCACCTCTCCAACCCTTTGGCAGCCCATGGCGGAGCTATCTCCGCAATGATGGATGCCATACTCGGTGTGGCAGCGCTTTCACTGGCGGTAGAAAACGACAAGCTAGTGAGCACCGTGGAGTTTAAACTCAACTACTACACTCCCATAAAACTCGGAGATAAGCTATTGGGAAATGGAAAAGTGACCTTTGCAGGAAACAGACTGATTTCATCAGAGGGTACCATCTTTATCGAAAACGAGAATATGAAAATAGCGTCCAAAGGACTCGGCACGTTCAATGGTTATCCCGCTTCTAAAAACGAAATACTAGGGAAAGTCTAG
- a CDS encoding lysophospholipid acyltransferase family protein, which yields MKNVFGQWKILKSLLISILGIITWPRYVWTNKSVIAGMDVLQRLPDKNVLFVSNHQTYFSDVILMYHAFGAAKWKFKRGIRNPIYLLAPKLNVYYVAASETMKSGLLPKLFAYGGAITVDRTWRASGKSVEREVNPKDPENISKAVKTGWLVTFPQGTTKAFEKGRKGTAHIIKQNRPIVVPVNIDGFRRAFDKKGLKIKKRDTRLLMKFYEPLDIDYDAPAEEILEQVMVAIKQTSEFLHVPQPEEDGEK from the coding sequence GTGAAGAACGTATTCGGACAGTGGAAAATATTGAAATCCCTGCTTATTTCCATTCTGGGAATAATCACGTGGCCGCGTTACGTGTGGACGAATAAAAGCGTAATAGCGGGAATGGATGTCCTCCAAAGATTACCCGACAAGAACGTGCTTTTTGTGTCCAACCATCAGACTTATTTTTCAGATGTAATCTTGATGTACCACGCTTTTGGTGCCGCGAAATGGAAGTTTAAACGGGGAATTCGCAATCCGATTTATCTGCTTGCTCCCAAACTAAACGTTTATTACGTCGCTGCTTCCGAAACTATGAAGAGCGGTTTGTTGCCAAAGCTTTTTGCATACGGCGGAGCCATAACCGTTGACCGAACTTGGCGAGCGTCAGGAAAATCAGTGGAGCGTGAAGTGAATCCAAAAGACCCCGAAAACATTTCGAAAGCAGTGAAAACGGGTTGGTTGGTTACTTTTCCGCAAGGAACCACCAAGGCTTTTGAGAAAGGGAGAAAAGGGACTGCCCATATCATCAAACAGAATAGGCCTATTGTCGTGCCTGTTAATATTGACGGATTCCGAAGGGCATTTGACAAAAAAGGGCTCAAGATCAAAAAGAGAGATACTCGTCTATTAATGAAGTTTTACGAGCCTCTTGACATTGATTACGATGCTCCGGCGGAAGAAATTTTGGAGCAAGTAATGGTAGCGATCAAACAAACTTCAGAGTTTCTGCATGTACCTCAACCGGAGGAAGACGGGGAGAAATAG